One region of Ictalurus furcatus strain D&B chromosome 17, Billie_1.0, whole genome shotgun sequence genomic DNA includes:
- the gkup gene encoding glucuronokinase with putative uridyl pyrophosphorylase codes for MICILLVAGHGTVLETQIKYDVTGLYTHLAGVPKALLPGVGGKKILDFWWETVNTRQLFSEVYLVTNADKYKHYERWATANDFPVENVVNDGSTTLEDRLGAVADLELVIRSRHLQDDIMVIAGDMLCSDQNFDIAQVIRFFRSKSGDLAIYYELEEGEKCYSRGIVEVCPDSHRIKRFLEKPQEGVTASRLASVVFYCLRKETLSHISDFLLKQPDVEYRTFGMLWEWLINEKQLPVYGMKLPTGFQLIGQVGLSDYTKWLAHYSTKQQALPAKPITFRSYARVGLMGNPSDGFNGKTIAMTISNFWAEVTLIESQSLVLLPHPLNDPTEFGSLQDLFHISHKEGYLGGLRLLQATCKKFYQFCSNQGIALTKQNFTLKYDTNIPRQVGLAGSSAIVSATLKCLMKFYNLTEDDLPKPIRANFILNVETDELFITAGLQDRVVQVYEGLVYMDFNKELMDKQGYGEYISMDMSSLPTFWLAYLGDPSDSGRIHSNVRERWLKGEPEVVDAMKRFANLTDQARGAFESKDWPRLAQLMDENFELRRSVYTESCLGTGNLRMVQMARQLGSAVKLPGSGGAVVGLCMDPDRLVEMKRAFQEAGCVFCLVVPHSPS; via the exons ATGATTTGCATTTTACTTGTTGCAGGTCATGGTACTGTTTTAGAGACGCAGATTAAG TATGATGTCACAGGCTTGTACACACATCTAGCTGGGGTGCCAAAAGCATTGCTACCTGGTGTTGGGGGGAAGAAAATCCTAGATTTTTGGTGGGAAACAGTCAACAC GCGACAACTCTTCAGTGAAGTCTATTTAGTCACAAATGCAGATAA GTACAAACATTATGAGCGGTGGGCAACTGCCAATGACTTTCCAGTGGAGAACGTGGTGAATGATGGTAGCACCACTTTGGAGGATCGGCTTGGGGCCGTCGCTGACTTGGAGTTGGTCATCCGAAGCCGTCACCTTCAAGATGACATCATGGTG ATTGCAGGAGACATGCTTTGTTCTGACCAGAACTTTGACATTGCTCAAGTTATTCGTTTTTTTAGGTCTAAG TCTGGAGATTTGGCTATATATTATGAGCTAGAAGAAGGGGAGAAATGTTACTCCAGAGGCATTGTAGAAGTATGTCCAGATTCTCATAG GATCAAGCGTTTCCTTGAGAAGCCACAGGAGGGCGTTACGGCATCTCGTCTGGCCAGTGTGGTCTTCTACTGCCTCCGCAAAGAGACGCTATCTCACATCTCAGACTTCCTGCTCAAGCAGCCGGATGTAGAATACAGGACGTTCGGCATGTTGTGG GAATGgcttataaatgaaaaacaattgcCTGTGTATGGAATGAAGCTACCCACAGGGTTCCAGTTAATTGGACAAGTG GGTCTGTCTGACTACACAAAATGGCTTGCACACTACTCAACTAAACAGCAAGCGCTTCCAGCCAAACCCATCACATTCCGCTCTTATGCCAG GGTTGGACTGATGGGAAATCCTTCTGATGGCTTCAATGGCAAAACCATTGCTATGACCATCTCTAATTTCTGGGCTGAAGTGACCCTAATAGAAAGCCAGTCTTTG GTCCTCCTTCCTCATCCACTGAATGATCCCACTGAGTTTGGCAGCCTACAGGATCTGTTTCACATCAGCCACAAAGAAgg GTATTTGGGAGGGCTGAGACTGTTACAGGCCACCTGTAAGAAGTTTTATCAGTTCTGCTCAAATCAAGG CATTGCTCTTACCAAGCAGAATTTCACTCTAAAGTACGACACCAACATTCCACGCCAAGTG GGCCTAGCTGGCAGTAG TGCAATTGTATCTGCTACCTTGAAGTGCCTGATGAAATTTTACAACCTCACTGAAGAT GATCTTCCTAAACCAATTCGAGCGAACTTTATATTGAATGTGGAGACAGATGAGCTCTTTATCACAGCCGGGTTGCAGGACAGAGTGGTACAG GTGTATGAGGGTTTGGTGTACATGGACTTTAATAAGGAGCTAATGGACAAGCAAGGTTATG GGGAGTACATCTCTATGGATATGAGCAGTCTTCCCACGTTTTGGTTAGCTTACTTGGGGGATCCAAGTGACTCTGGCCGCATTCATAGCAATGTGAGAGAGCGCTGGCTGAAGG GTGAACCTGAAGTGGTAGATGCCATGAAACGCTTCGCTAATCTCACAGACCAGGCCCG GGGAGCCTTCGAATCTAAGGACTGGCCCAGATTGGCCCAGCTTATGGATGAAAACTTTGAACTGAGACG gtctgtttacactgaatcTTGTTTGGGCACAGGAAATCTCAGAATGGTACAAATGGCGAGACAG CTTGGCTCTGCTGTGAAATTACCGGGCAGTGGTGGTGCTGTAGTGGGCCTGTGTATGGATCCTGACCGATTG GTGGAGATGAAGAGAGCATTCCAGGAGGCTGGCTGTGTTTTCTGCCTGGTTGTGCCCCACAGTCCATCTTAA